From Anopheles arabiensis isolate DONGOLA chromosome 3, AaraD3, whole genome shotgun sequence, a single genomic window includes:
- the LOC120902878 gene encoding pre-mRNA-splicing factor ATP-dependent RNA helicase PRP16 — MENFTAVDKLEPDQPKEGRSGGLVLRRDKGEDDIVFKQPQTSLLGLDKLAAARRAQQKKASKLSFYGHEADDGDDPDERGSERRRREHHSSSRKHRDSEERRDREGSERRKRSRREEEDYHRSNSRKYRERAVETPSYSGGVSDVARQKLSSKGSAEYDAHRKKGSLYATSKDEHRRREQYRPPSLRSGSESRRSTFSRYEPSTPRSRHRSKQPSSSNWTDDEDEDGEPSGQRSSWDFPTPKPFSGAEFTEADREQWNEEQLRLDREWYGSDDERQMNEFSELNSQYLQQREQQQQSRNNRRISAQQRQINKDNELWEKNRLLTSGVVMSVNVNEDFDEEALERVHLLVHHTVPPFLDGRIVFTKQPEPVVPVREPTSDMAINARKGSALVRTYRELKERKRAQAKHWQLGGTKLGNIMGVAKDKDEQDPADGDDEAYDSRKDQKYADHIGGEKGEFAPRRKTIQQQRRSLPVFAVRQDLLNIIRENSIIIIVGETGSGKTTQLTQYLHEDGYSRHGMIGCTQPRRVAAMSVAKRVSDEMDCSLGQEVGYAIRFEDCTSEKTVIKYMTDGILLRESLRDKELDGYSVIIMDEAHERSLSTDVLFGLLREIVAKRRDLKLIVTSATMDAGKFSNFFGNVPTFTIPGRTFPVDVFYGKNVCEDYVDGAVKQVLQIHLQPTEGDILVFMPGQEDIEVTCEVLAERLGEIDNAPELSILPIYSQLPSDLQAKIFHRSADGTRKCVVATNIAETSLTVDGITYVIDSGYCKLKVYNPRIGMDALQIYPISQANANQRSGRAGRTGPGQAFRLYTERQYKDELLHLTVPEIQRTNLANTVLLLKSLGVSDLLQFHFMDPPPQDNILNSLYQLWILGALDHTGALTPLGRQMAEFPLDPPQCQMLIVANEMGCSEEILIIVSMLSVPSIFYRPKGREEEADSVREKFQVPESDHLTYLNVYQQWKMNKYSGSWCNEHFIHVKAMRKVREVRQQLKDIYSQQQRLTLKSCGTDWDVVRKCICSAYFYQAARLKGIGEYVNLRTGMPCHLHPTSALYGLGTTPDYVVYHELIMTAKEYMQCATAVDGYWLAELGPMFFSVKETGKSGRDKRRQAVEHQNAMEVQMREAQQQMEQRKQDEEKHKFTIKQEIVTPGATPRRTPARIGL; from the exons atggaaaactttacAGCGGTAGATAAGCTGGAACCGGACCAACCGAAAGAGGGTCGTTCCGGTGGCTTGGTGCTGCGCCGAGACAAAGGTGAAGATGATATCGTGTTTAAGCAACCGCAAACGTCGCTCCTGGGACTGGACAAACTTGCCGCAGCCCGCCGTGCCCAGCAGAAAAAGGCTAGCAAACTGTCCTTCTACGGGCACGAGGCGGACGATGGCGATGATCCGGACGAACGCGGGTCCGAGCGGAGAAGGAGGGAGCACCATTCTTCATCACGAAAGCATCGCGATTCGGAGGAGAGGCGCGACAGGGAAGGTAGCGAGCGCCGTAAGCGCAGCCGacgggaggaggaggattaTCATCGATCAAACTCACGAAAGTACCGAGAGCGTGCGGTCGAGACGCCTTCCTACAGTGGCGGTGTGAGTGACGTCGCACGGCAGAAGCTGTCCAGCAAGGGGTCGGCAGAGTATGATGCGCACCGGAAGAAGGGCAGCCTGTATGCGACGTCGAAGGATGAGCATCGCCGGCGAGAGCAATATCGTCCACCGAGCCTACGGTCCGGATCGGAATCGCGACGAAG CACATTCTCCCGGTATGAGCCAAGCACTCCGCGCAGCAGACACCGTTCGAAGCAACCGTCCAGCTCGAACTGGACCGACGACGAGGATGAAGATGGTGAACCGTCCGGACAGCGCTCGTCCTGGGACTTCCCGACGCCGAAACCCTTCTCCGGTGCCGAGTTCACCGAAGCGGACCGCGAACAGTGGAACGAGGAGCAGCTGCGCCTCGACCGCGAATGGTACGGCAGCGATGACGAGCGGCAGATGAACGAATTTTCTGAGCTCAACTCCCAGTACCTGCAGCagcgcgagcagcagcagcagtcgcgcAACAATCGGCGCATTTCCGCCCAGCAGCGGCAGATCAACAAGGACAACGAGCTGTGGGAAAAGAACCGCCTGCTCACGTCCGGTGTGGTAATGTCGGTGAACGTGAACGAAGACTTTGACGAGGAAGCGCTCGAGCGGGTGCATCTGCTGGTGCATCATACCGTGCCGCCGTTTCTGGACGGTAGAATTGTGTTCACGAAGCAACCGGAACCGGTCGTGCCGGTGCGCGAACCGACCAGCGATATGGCAATCAACGCACGCAAGGGAAGCGCGCTGGTGCGTACGTACCGGGAGTTGAAGGAGCGCAAGCGGGCGCAGGCGAAGCACTGGCAGCTGGGCGGCACGAAGCTGGGCAACATTATGGGCGTGGCAAAGGATAAGGACGAGCAGGATCCGGCCGACGGGGACGATGAGGCGTACGATTCGCGCAAGGATCAAAAGTACGCGGACCACATTGGCGGGGAGAAGGGTGAGTTTGCGCCGCGCCGGAAGAcgatccagcagcagcgccgcTCGCTGCCCGTGTTTGCGGTGCGCCAGGACCTGCTGAACATTATACGCGAGAActcgatcatcatcattgtgGGTGAAACGGGCAGCGGCAAGACGACGCAGCTCACGCAGTACCTGCACGAGGACGGGTACAGCCGGCACGGCATGATCGGCTGTACGCAGCCGCGCCGTGTGGCGGCCATGTCCGTGGCGAAGCGCGTGTCCGACGAGATGGACTGCTCGCTCGGGCAGGAGGTGGGGTACGCGATCCGGTTCGAGGACTGCACGTCGGAGAAAACCGTCATCAAGTACATGACGGACGGTATACTGCTGCGCGAAAGCTTGCGCGACAAGGAGCTGGACGGGTACAGTGTGATCATAATGGACGAGGCGCACGAGCGCTCCCTGTCGACGGATGTGCTGTTCGGGCTGCTGCGCGAGATCGTTGCCAAGCGACGGGATTTGAAGCTGATCGTCACGTCCGCCACGATGGATGCGGGCAAGTTTTCCAACTTTTTCGGCAACGTGCCGACGTTCACCATCCCGGGCCGTACCTTTCCGGTGGACGTGTTTTACGGGAAGAACGTGTGTGAGGATTACGTGGACGGTGCGGTCAAGCAGGTGCTGCAGATCCATCTGCAGCCGACCGAGGGCGACATACTGGTGTTTATGCCCGGTCAGGAAGACATCGAAGTGACGTGCGAGGTGCTGGCGGAACGGTTGGGTGAAATCGACAATGCGCCGGAACTGTCCATACTGCCGATCTACTCGCAGCTGCCGTCCGATCTGCAGGCGAAGATCTTTCACCGCTCGGCGGACGGGACGCGCAAGTGCGTGGTGGCGACGAACATTGCCGAGACGTCGCTTACCGTGGACGGCATTACGTACGTGATTGATTCGGGGTACTGCAAGCTGAAGGTGTACAATCCGCGCATCGGCATGGACGCGCTGCAGATCTATCCGATCTCGCAGGCGAACGCGAACCAGCGGTCGGGCCGTGCGGGCCGTACCGGGCCCGGCCAAGCGTTCCGGCTGTACACCGAGCGGCAGTACAAGGACGAGCTGCTGCATCTGACCGTGCCGGAGATTCAGCGTACCAATCTGGCCaacacggtgctgctgctgaagtcgCTCGGGGTGAGCGATTTGCTGCAGTTCCACTTTATGGATCCACCGCCGCAGGACAATATACTGAACTCGCTCTATCAGCTGTGGATTTTGGGTGCGCTGGATCATACCGGGGCGCTTACGCCGCTGGGGCGCCAGATGGCCGAGTTTCCGCTCGATCCACCCCAGTGCCAGATGCTGATCGTGGCCAACGAGATGGGATGTAGTGAGGAGATTTTAATCATTG tATCGATGCTTTCCGTGCCCTCGATCTTCTACCGTCCCAAGGGACGGGAGGAGGAAGCGGACAGTGTGCGGGAAAAGTTCCAGGTGCCCGAATCCGACCACCTCACCTACCTGAACGTGTACCAGCAGTGGAAGATGAACAA ATACTCCGGCTCCTGGTGCAACGAACACTTCATCCACGTGAAGGCAATGCGCAAGGTGCGGGAGGTGCGCCAGCAGCTCAAGGACATctacagccagcagcagcggctaaCGCTGAAATCGTGCGGCACCGACTGGGACGTGGTGCGCAAGTGCATCTGCTCGGCGTACTTCTACCAGGCGGCCCGGCTGAAGGGCATCGGCGAGTATGTGAACCTGCGCACGGGCATGCCGTGCCATCTGCATCCCACCTCGGCACTGTACGGGCTCGGCACCACACCGGACTACGTCGTGTACCACGAGCTGATCATGACGGCGAAAGAGTACATGCAGTGCGCGACGGCCGTGGACGGGTACTGGTTGGCCGAGCTGGGCCCGATGTTCTTCTCGGTGAAGGAAACGGGCAAGAGCGGGCGGGACAAGCGGCGCCAGGCGGTGGAGCACCAGAACGCGATGGAGGTGCAGATGCGGGAagcgcagcagcagatggAGCAGCGCAAGCAGGACGAGGAGAAGCACAAGTTCACGATCAAGCAGGAGATCGTGACGCCGGGCGCAACGCCGCGCCGTACACCGGCACGGATTGGGTTGTAG